The Helicobacter sp. MIT 05-5293 genome window below encodes:
- a CDS encoding D-2-hydroxyacid dehydrogenase: protein MKIVILDADTLGKCDLGEIEKLGSLTIYPSTKREQTLERCQGAEIVITNKVVLDKEILSELPDLKLICISATGMNNVDLVYAKERGIAVKNVAGYSTTSVAQHTLTMALSLLAQIGYYDDYCKSGQWCKSEIFVHINEGLREIEGLKWGIIGLGSIGKRVAQIVSCFGAKVHYYSTSGKNNDSTYTQQSLKELLSTNDIISIHAPLNDQTKNLLNRENLPLLKPQAILINVGRGGIVNEADIAEILKTKEMYFATDVLESEPMKPNHPLLDTSIAHKLLLTPHVAWAYDNARERLLKLLAQNIRDFIG from the coding sequence ATGAAAATAGTCATACTTGATGCAGACACATTGGGAAAATGCGATTTAGGCGAGATTGAAAAGCTTGGTTCTTTGACAATCTATCCTTCCACAAAACGAGAACAAACACTTGAGCGATGTCAAGGTGCAGAAATTGTCATCACAAATAAAGTCGTTTTGGACAAAGAGATTCTCTCTGAATTACCAGATTTGAAGCTTATTTGTATCAGTGCTACGGGTATGAATAATGTGGATTTGGTGTATGCGAAAGAACGAGGTATTGCGGTAAAAAATGTCGCGGGATACTCGACAACATCAGTCGCTCAACACACACTCACTATGGCATTATCGCTGCTTGCTCAAATCGGTTATTACGATGATTATTGTAAAAGCGGACAATGGTGTAAAAGTGAAATCTTTGTGCATATCAATGAGGGATTACGCGAGATTGAAGGCTTGAAATGGGGGATTATTGGCTTAGGAAGCATTGGCAAACGCGTTGCGCAAATCGTGAGTTGTTTTGGAGCAAAGGTGCATTATTATTCTACAAGTGGGAAAAATAATGACAGCACTTATACGCAACAAAGTCTGAAAGAGCTTTTATCGACCAATGATATTATTTCGATTCATGCTCCGCTTAACGACCAGACAAAGAATCTGCTTAATCGTGAGAATCTACCATTATTAAAGCCTCAAGCGATTTTGATTAATGTCGGTCGTGGCGGTATTGTCAATGAAGCAGACATAGCGGAGATTCTTAAAACTAAAGAAATGTATTTTGCAACAGATGTTTTAGAATCTGAACCCATGAAGCCTAATCACCCTTTGCTTGATACTTCTATCGCCCATAAGCTACTCCTTACACCGCATGTCGCTTGGGCGTATGATAATGCAAGGGAAAGGTTACTCAAACTTTTGGCTCAAAATATTCGCGATTTTATCGGCTAA
- the argB gene encoding acetylglutamate kinase has translation MRKNAKVVQILLDSLPFIRIFRGQVIVIKYGGAAQINPELKEKFALDIVMMYMLGLKPVIIHGGGKRITQMLETLNIKSEFVDGYRVTCLDSMKIVEMVLSGEINKELTAFLNFHGAKAVGVSGKDAHLLEAVAKDNGKFGYTGHITKVNPEFLHNIINDNFVPIIAPIATGESSGHPGYNINADIAACEIAKALKAQKIVFLSDIQGVLDSEGNLFSSLTPTEIQTLQNNGVIYGGMIPKLQACVDCVQNGVQKAHIIDGRVEHSLLLELFTTQGIGTEICNDQIMQD, from the coding sequence ATGCGAAAAAATGCCAAAGTTGTTCAAATATTGCTCGATTCTCTACCATTTATCCGAATCTTTCGCGGGCAAGTTATCGTGATTAAATATGGCGGTGCGGCACAAATCAATCCTGAACTAAAGGAAAAATTTGCACTTGATATTGTAATGATGTATATGTTAGGACTAAAGCCTGTTATCATACATGGTGGAGGCAAACGCATCACACAAATGCTTGAAACGCTCAATATCAAAAGTGAATTTGTCGATGGCTATCGTGTTACTTGTCTAGATTCTATGAAGATTGTTGAAATGGTGCTTAGTGGAGAAATCAATAAAGAGCTTACCGCTTTTTTGAATTTTCACGGAGCAAAGGCAGTCGGTGTAAGCGGCAAAGATGCACATTTACTTGAAGCAGTGGCAAAAGATAATGGCAAATTTGGCTATACCGGACATATCACAAAAGTCAATCCCGAATTTTTACATAATATCATCAATGATAATTTTGTGCCTATTATCGCTCCTATTGCTACGGGTGAAAGCTCCGGACACCCGGGCTATAATATTAACGCCGACATTGCCGCTTGTGAAATCGCCAAAGCACTCAAGGCACAAAAGATTGTTTTTCTTAGTGATATTCAAGGTGTGCTTGATTCTGAAGGGAATCTGTTTTCTTCGCTCACTCCCACAGAGATTCAGACTTTGCAAAATAATGGTGTCATATATGGAGGAATGATTCCCAAACTCCAAGCTTGTGTGGATTGCGTCCAAAATGGTGTCCAAAAGGCTCACATCATTGATGGGCGTGTGGAACATTCTTTGTTGCTAGAGCTTTTCACCACACAAGGCATTGGCACAGAAATTTGCAACGATCAAATCATGCAAGATTAA
- a CDS encoding butyryl-CoA:acetate CoA-transferase, whose translation MDIQKMYQEKLTSADNAASVIKSGDWVDYGWAITAPVAMDKALSLRIKELNDVKIRGGILVQMPEVFKVDTKGEHCSWHTWHASGIGRKLIEQGLGFYIPMRYSELPRYYKEISATPNVVIIQVTPMDKHGYFNFGLSASHLSACIQEAKTVIVEVNENMPRCLGGFGTDVHISEVDFIVQGDNPPLIEVPSAEITDVDKAVAKLIVEEISNGACIQLGIGGMPNAVGSFIAQSDLKDLGVHTEVYVDAFVEMTLAGKVTGSKKNINQGKQTYSFAMGTKKLYDFLNNNPECMSAPVDYTNDIRTISALDNFISINNAVDIDLFGQVNSESSGTRHISGAGGQLDFVLGAYLSKHGKSFICCSSTIKSKDGTIKSRILPTLREGSIVTATRANVHYLVTEYGKVNLKGLSTWEKCEAIISVAHPDFREDLIQKAKEMKIWRQSNKIC comes from the coding sequence ATGGATATACAAAAAATGTATCAAGAAAAGCTCACAAGTGCAGACAATGCTGCAAGTGTGATAAAATCGGGTGATTGGGTTGATTATGGTTGGGCGATCACTGCTCCTGTGGCAATGGATAAGGCATTAAGTTTGCGTATTAAAGAACTCAATGATGTGAAGATTCGCGGAGGAATCTTAGTGCAAATGCCTGAAGTCTTCAAAGTCGATACCAAAGGGGAGCATTGCTCATGGCACACTTGGCATGCTAGTGGCATCGGCAGAAAATTGATTGAGCAAGGATTGGGATTCTATATACCTATGCGTTATTCTGAACTTCCTCGTTACTACAAAGAAATCTCTGCTACGCCTAATGTAGTCATTATACAAGTTACTCCTATGGATAAACACGGATATTTTAACTTCGGACTTAGTGCCTCACACTTATCTGCTTGTATTCAAGAAGCAAAGACCGTGATTGTTGAAGTCAATGAAAATATGCCTCGTTGTCTCGGTGGATTTGGCACAGATGTGCATATTTCAGAAGTAGATTTTATCGTTCAAGGGGATAATCCTCCTTTGATTGAAGTGCCATCTGCTGAAATTACCGATGTCGATAAAGCAGTCGCAAAGTTGATTGTCGAAGAAATCTCTAATGGAGCGTGCATACAGCTCGGTATCGGTGGTATGCCTAATGCCGTAGGCTCTTTTATCGCACAATCAGACTTAAAAGATTTAGGAGTGCATACTGAAGTGTATGTCGATGCGTTTGTAGAAATGACACTTGCAGGAAAAGTTACCGGTAGTAAGAAAAATATCAATCAAGGCAAACAAACCTATTCTTTTGCTATGGGAACAAAAAAACTTTATGACTTTCTAAATAATAATCCCGAGTGTATGAGCGCACCTGTGGATTATACAAATGATATACGCACAATCTCGGCTTTGGATAATTTCATCTCTATAAACAATGCCGTAGATATTGATTTGTTTGGACAAGTCAATTCAGAATCTTCGGGGACACGTCATATCAGCGGAGCAGGCGGACAGCTTGATTTCGTATTGGGAGCGTATTTATCAAAGCATGGCAAAAGCTTTATTTGCTGCTCTTCGACAATCAAATCCAAAGACGGCACAATCAAATCCAGAATCTTACCCACTTTGCGTGAGGGAAGTATTGTTACAGCTACAAGAGCTAATGTGCATTATCTTGTTACCGAATACGGCAAAGTAAATCTCAAAGGCTTATCTACATGGGAAAAATGCGAAGCAATCATCTCTGTGGCGCACCCTGATTTTAGAGAAGATTTGATTCAAAAAGCAAAAGAGATGAAAATTTGGCGACAAAGCAATAAGATTTGCTGA
- a CDS encoding DUF1796 family putative cysteine peptidase, giving the protein MQEQTPFQSKTLQNISKITTHWIPIARYRRKARNALYHKINLSFNQWLLSQYRKQHQEELLNVDMAVSLGDACIAAHYLQKFGLREFASPFDWMMCYTLKDIQNLLANDFEGFFVDIQDKEGFDANNHCRHITDMRNGMVSIHTFRKDRSIASQYPLFIETMRRRFNNLISHIRQSRHILFVTTRRHDQESFNEFLSFMSKYHDAHYTILNITNAKETTDSILSPAQRSVIKLNAKLTIIEYSFVNTFPHYEVLQSLLGNNTKVTGGGGVA; this is encoded by the coding sequence ATGCAAGAGCAAACGCCTTTTCAAAGTAAGACATTACAAAACATCAGCAAAATCACCACACATTGGATTCCCATTGCGCGTTATCGCCGCAAGGCTAGAAATGCTCTCTACCACAAAATAAACCTCTCTTTCAATCAATGGCTTTTGTCTCAATACCGCAAACAACATCAAGAAGAACTTCTTAATGTCGATATGGCGGTGAGCTTAGGAGATGCGTGCATAGCAGCACATTATCTGCAAAAATTCGGTTTGCGGGAGTTTGCCTCGCCGTTTGATTGGATGATGTGTTATACTCTTAAAGATATACAGAATCTACTTGCAAATGATTTTGAAGGATTTTTTGTGGATATTCAAGACAAAGAAGGTTTTGATGCAAATAATCACTGCAGGCATATCACTGATATGCGTAATGGTATGGTATCCATTCATACATTCAGAAAAGACCGCAGTATTGCATCACAATATCCTCTTTTTATAGAAACGATGCGGCGTAGATTTAACAATCTCATATCACACATCCGCCAATCACGACATATTTTATTCGTTACCACGCGTAGGCATGATCAAGAATCTTTTAATGAGTTTTTATCCTTTATGTCCAAATATCACGATGCACACTATACGATTCTTAATATCACTAACGCGAAAGAGACAACAGATTCTATCCTTTCTCCTGCCCAAAGAAGCGTCATTAAGCTTAACGCGAAGCTTACAATTATCGAATATTCTTTTGTCAATACCTTTCCTCATTATGAAGTATTACAATCCTTGCTAGGAAACAATACAAAAGTTACGGGGGGGGGGGGAGTCGCATAA
- a CDS encoding efflux RND transporter periplasmic adaptor subunit — protein MKNLLLTLVAFMIIFAGCKSNQQSQNANMSLPVSMQKVTPQAVNLSFEYPAKLKSLQSANVYARVEGTLTEKYFREGDIVQQGDKLFKIDPTRYITKVDMAKAQYANAQANLTKATKDWKRVDKLYKQGVYTIDQHDESLYNYQSAQANLANTKAALDDALIDLGYTDVTADFTGRTSMRNYDVGALVGRSGGNDILTTITQLSPIYAEFSIPNNDFYYMRGLNKENIQVEFILGNGKKYDHIGKMDFLDSVLDPQTLSIKARAIVDNNDYKLLPNEFVRVRLQGFEAQNGIAIPQSALMQDAQGSYVFVAQDGKAATARVTLGQSLKNNQILVMSGLKSGDILITSGLSKLRAGMGVVNANSNPNTKNDNQKSDSQTKNQQAQ, from the coding sequence ATGAAAAATCTACTTTTAACTTTAGTAGCTTTTATGATAATTTTTGCAGGTTGCAAATCAAACCAACAATCTCAAAATGCAAATATGAGTCTTCCTGTATCAATGCAAAAGGTTACCCCGCAAGCAGTGAATCTTAGCTTTGAATATCCTGCAAAACTTAAAAGTCTTCAAAGCGCAAATGTTTATGCACGGGTAGAAGGCACATTGACAGAAAAGTATTTTAGGGAAGGGGATATTGTCCAACAAGGGGATAAACTCTTTAAGATTGACCCTACGCGTTACATCACCAAAGTTGATATGGCAAAAGCACAATATGCAAATGCCCAAGCCAACCTCACTAAAGCAACAAAAGACTGGAAAAGGGTAGATAAACTCTACAAACAAGGGGTTTATACCATAGATCAACATGACGAATCTTTGTATAACTATCAATCTGCTCAAGCCAATCTCGCCAATACTAAAGCTGCTCTTGATGATGCCCTGATTGATTTAGGCTATACCGATGTAACGGCTGATTTTACCGGGCGCACAAGTATGAGGAATTACGATGTAGGCGCGCTCGTGGGCAGAAGCGGGGGCAATGATATTTTGACTACTATCACGCAGCTAAGTCCTATTTATGCAGAATTTTCTATCCCTAACAATGACTTTTATTATATGAGAGGGCTAAATAAAGAAAATATCCAAGTAGAATTCATATTGGGCAATGGCAAAAAATATGATCATATAGGGAAAATGGATTTTCTTGATAGTGTTTTAGATCCCCAAACCCTTTCAATCAAAGCACGCGCAATTGTCGATAACAACGACTATAAGCTTTTGCCTAATGAATTTGTTCGTGTGCGATTACAAGGTTTTGAAGCTCAAAATGGAATAGCAATTCCGCAAAGTGCATTGATGCAAGATGCACAAGGAAGCTATGTCTTTGTCGCACAAGATGGTAAAGCCGCTACTGCACGCGTTACATTAGGACAATCACTCAAAAACAACCAGATTCTCGTAATGAGTGGATTAAAATCTGGAGATATTCTTATCACAAGTGGTTTATCCAAACTTCGTGCAGGAATGGGCGTAGTCAATGCAAACTCCAACCCAAACACTAAAAATGACAATCAAAAAAGCGACTCTCAAACAAAAAATCAGCAGGCACAATAG
- the luxS gene encoding S-ribosylhomocysteine lyase: MPLLDSFKVDHTKMPAPAVRLAKVMETPKGDKISVFDLRFCVPNQEILSEKGIHTLEHLFAGFMRDHLNDAQAEIIDISPMGCRTGFYMSVIGTPSDDSVLRAWEASMNDILNAQAIPEANPLQCGTCVMHSLDEAKSIAQNVLQRGISIMDTQKLLLKEFQA; the protein is encoded by the coding sequence ATGCCATTACTTGATAGTTTTAAGGTTGATCATACAAAGATGCCAGCCCCAGCAGTGAGGCTTGCGAAGGTGATGGAAACACCTAAAGGAGATAAGATTAGCGTGTTTGATTTGCGTTTTTGTGTGCCAAATCAGGAGATTCTCTCTGAAAAAGGCATTCACACCTTAGAGCATCTCTTTGCAGGTTTTATGCGGGATCATTTGAATGATGCTCAAGCCGAGATTATTGATATTTCGCCAATGGGTTGTCGGACAGGATTCTATATGAGTGTGATTGGCACACCTAGTGATGATAGTGTCCTTAGGGCATGGGAAGCAAGTATGAATGATATTTTAAATGCTCAAGCAATCCCCGAAGCAAATCCTCTTCAATGTGGCACTTGTGTGATGCACTCTTTGGACGAGGCAAAAAGTATTGCTCAAAATGTTCTTCAACGCGGTATTAGTATTATGGATACACAAAAGTTACTTTTAAAAGAGTTCCAAGCCTAA